The sequence TGGTTGCGGGAGCCAGACTCGAACTGACGACCTTTGGGTTATGAGCCCAACGAGCTACCAACTGCTCCATCCCGCGTCACTGAACACAGACAAAAAATCTGTGCTCCACGTTGTAAGTGGATTGTATTGTAATACTTTTGGGTATAGGTGTCAATCTAGGCGGATTTAATCAAAAACAACGGTTTTATTTTCAAACACCAAAATTTTATTTTGGAGATGTTTATTTACTGCATAGGAGAGAACTTGTTTTTCTAGTTCTTTTCCTTTCCTGATGAATCCTTCTAAATTATCTTTATGATTAACTCTGACTACTTTTTGTTCTATTATCGGCCCTTCATCTAAAATATTTGTAGTGTAGTGCGAAGTAGCTCCAATAATTTTTACACCTCTATTATAGGCTTGTTTATAGGGATCGGCTCCTACAAACGCTGGCAGGAAAGAGTGATGAACATTAATTATTTGTCGATTATATTGGGAGACAAAGTCAGGACCCAAGACTTGCATATATCTGGCAAGAACAATCAGATTAACCTTATATTCTGCTAAGATTTTCAATTGAGTTGCTTCAGCTTCTTTTTTGTATTCATGGATAACAGGAATATGATGGAAAGGAATATGGAAATGTTCAGCGATACTTTGAGTGTTTTGGTGATTAGAGATAATACAGCAAGGATTAAACTGTAGTTCTTCGGATTTATTTTTAATTAATAGGTCGTATAAGCAGTGGTCTGTTTTTGAAGTAAAAATAGCAACCTTTTGAGGTTCCTCTCGAAAAAAGAGCTGAATGTTCATGTTATATTGTTGTTTTATTGGTTCAAGCTGAGCTAGGAGTGTCGCTTTATCTAATTCGGAATTAGCAATCTCGAATTCTAGTCGCATGAAGAAATAGTTAGTTTCTTTGTCTATATGTTGCTCAGCATGTAGCAAATTGCCTTTGTGTATGAAAATAAATTCAGTTACCTTATAGACTAAACCTTCTTTGTCAGGAGATGATATTAATAATATTGCTTTATTGTTGTGTAACATAATTTAGTATTGATTTATCATTATGACCGAAAGAGATTATAATACAAGAGAGAATGAAAAAAATAATACTGGCTTCAATGGGTTTGGTTCTTGTTTTTGGGTACATCCTAGGGATGAGAGCTTTGGAAAATTTTGTCTTGCAAGAGGCAGTAAAAGTATTGCCTGAATTTGTTACAGTAAACAGCATTCAAATAAATCCATTGTCTTCGCTTACCATCAGGGGAGTGCAAGTTGAGGATGTTTCAGTTCCCTCCTCGGACATTTTTAGTGCAGATTCCATCAAGATAAACTTTAATCTCGGGAAAGGGATTAAAAATAAAGACCTTTCAGCTATTTCAACTGTGATTTTGGATAAACCAATAATTCAAGTTAAACATTTTAAGGATGATACCTTCAATTTCTTAGAGCTGTTAAAGAAAATTAAATTCCCAACAGATAATGCTAATGAAGTATTAGGACTAGATATTGATGTGAGGGTTAAAAGGGGAACAGTAGAATATTATGATGAACGAGGTTTTGGTGCCAAACCTTTCAAATCCCCTAATACTAATAAGGTCTATAAGCTCAACACTTTGATTAACTACAAGGATGGCTATACGAAAATCAAGAATTTTTCAGGATATTTAAACAAAGATAAAAATAAAGTTTTTGCGTCTGGTGAAATAAAGTCAAAAGATTATTGGGCAAAGATAAAAGCTACTGGTTGTGAAATAAGTAAAGAAATTAATTATTTTATGCCTAACGATGATTTTTTATTTAAGAACGCAGAAGGTGACTTGGAAATAGTGTTAAAAAATAATGAAGTTAAGAAAAAAACAGACCTTCCAATCAGATTTGATGTTGATTATAAAAGCAAAAACACCTTATTTAAAATGGCGATTTTAACAAAAGATGTGCTGATTAATGAGGGCACACTTATGGTCAATAATAATGGAATTTTGCTGAAAAAATTAAACACTCAGATCGAAGGCCAGCAGTTTGATGTAAATGGGAGAGTAGATGATTTTTATAAGCTGAAAATTCATGTAAATAATTCTTCCACTGATCTGGGTAAAGTAGAGAAATTTTTGCCCTTTCTTCAGACACTAAAACTCAGAGGAGTTGCCAAGACAGACTTAAGTATCTCCACAAACGAGGAGAAAAAAGTAGTAATAACTGGCAATGTTGATAATTACGTTGGTACTGTTATCGGCTATTCGCTTGATAGGGGAACCTTGGCTTTTACTTTTGCAGACAACAAGGTTGACTTAATATTTCGTGAGGTTAATGCTTATAAAGGCGTTGGTCTAGGTTATGGCTATATCGAAATGAAACCAGATTTTCCTCCCTATGTTTCTATGGTTGTAGATATTCGAGATGTGGAACTGTATAGTTATTTTAAATCGGAGCCATTCACAGGGAAGGTTGACCTTGCGCTGAGGATAGATAGTTATACGGAAAACCTTAATGGGTTTGTGGATATAATTGGAAAAGAAGCGAAGGCTTTTGGTCAGGATTTATTACAAGCGAGAGTATATTGGCAAGCAGAACAGGGCAGAACCGTCTTTGCTGAGAAGTCGTATGCTGTGATTAATCAGCCAGATTCAGTGGTTTATTTAAATGGGCACTTAAATAAAGATAATAGCTTTTTTGTGGCTTTTTCTAAAAGTGCGTTAGAGGTTGATGATTTTTATTTCTTTTATACTGTTACTGGCAACTATAGAGCTAAAGCAAACTTTGAGGGTTTTGTTTCAGGTGTGTATAACAAAGCTTTTTTGAAAGACCCTGCTTCTAAAATGCGTGGCAATATTGTTGGCGAGATTGATTTGTTTGAAGTGACAACTCCACAAATAGCCATGAAGGGTGAAATGAATGTTAGGTTTGAGAATGGTCTCAGTATTTCCGTTAATATGAAAAACAAAACATCAACTTTGGCCCTGAAAGTAAGGGTAGAGGACAAGAAAGTGAAGCGCTTAAACGTTCAAGCTAGTAATTTGGATATGACGATTGCTAAAACATTTATTAAGCCTATCGGTATCGGTTATAAGGGTATTGTAAGTTGCGACATCACAATGTTCCCTGATAAAAATAAACTTTTCTTGAAAGACCAAGGTGTGACTGGTTCTGTTTATTTATCAAAAGCAGTTGTTGCGTCGCAAAGTATAGATTCTTTTAGTGGAGTTATAGCAATAACAGGGAACAATGTTGTTCTGTCTAATGCTAGGCTTGTAAACAAAGGCACGGATGTTATTTTTTATGGGGAGTATCGTTCAACCTCTGATTTTTTAGCAGAAATTGTTAGTGGCTCTGCGAGCAGTAAGGGTTGGCTGTTTTTTCCTGCTGGAATTAAAGGTGAGGTTAAGGGTATTCAAGGTAAAGCTCGAAACAATAAAGGTAAAATAACCTTTGATTTAAAAGCTAACTTGCAAGACGCATTATATCGCGGAGTTTTTTTGCCAGATGTCAGTGGCAGATTTGTTCTGGATGGTGAAAAAATATCTTTCAAAGAGGTAGAAGTTAATCATTTTAAGGATAGTTATTTTGTTTCGGGTAGCTTATATTTAAAGCCGCTACCTTCTGGAGTTAATCCTTTTGATGTTCAGATTAAGGTTATCAAAGGTGAATTAGAAAATATTTTTGACCTTTATAATAATATTCAAATCAATTGGAGAAACAAAAACGATCTTATTAAAAAAGAAGCTAAAAGTAATATCAGTATTTTCGATAAGTATAACGATTTAATGAAAAGAGAAGCACAGAATCTCTACTCATTAAGAGGAAGCAATATTTCTCAGGCCTTAGATGAGCTGAAGGTTCTGGAGCAATCTTCCAGTGCTGAGTTCCTGCCGGGAATTTACGGGACATTAAAAGGATATTTGCATATTTCTTATTTGAAC comes from Candidatus Margulisiibacteriota bacterium and encodes:
- the purU gene encoding formyltetrahydrofolate deformylase, giving the protein MLHNNKAILLISSPDKEGLVYKVTEFIFIHKGNLLHAEQHIDKETNYFFMRLEFEIANSELDKATLLAQLEPIKQQYNMNIQLFFREEPQKVAIFTSKTDHCLYDLLIKNKSEELQFNPCCIISNHQNTQSIAEHFHIPFHHIPVIHEYKKEAEATQLKILAEYKVNLIVLARYMQVLGPDFVSQYNRQIINVHHSFLPAFVGADPYKQAYNRGVKIIGATSHYTTNILDEGPIIEQKVVRVNHKDNLEGFIRKGKELEKQVLSYAVNKHLQNKILVFENKTVVFD